The proteins below come from a single Gordonia pseudamarae genomic window:
- the thyX gene encoding FAD-dependent thymidylate synthase, producing MSELVPLKVQMVAATEFTAPPDIPWSTDADGGEALVEFAGRACYESWDKPNPRTATNAGYLRHILEVGHLSLLEHASVTFYITGISRSCTHELIRHRHFSYSQLSQRFVPEHDSNVVAPPAIKGDQALEELFIRATDASREAYIELLDALEAKFADVPNAILRRKQARQAARSVLPNATETRIVVTGNYRAWRHFIGMRATEHADVEIRQLAVECLRRLMRIAPTVFGDFEIGTLADGTEVATSPYVLEG from the coding sequence GTGTCCGAACTGGTGCCGTTGAAGGTCCAGATGGTGGCGGCGACCGAGTTCACCGCGCCACCGGACATACCGTGGAGCACCGACGCCGACGGCGGCGAGGCACTGGTCGAGTTCGCCGGCCGCGCCTGCTATGAAAGCTGGGACAAGCCCAACCCACGCACCGCCACCAACGCCGGCTACCTGCGACACATCCTCGAAGTCGGCCACCTGTCGCTGCTCGAGCACGCCTCGGTGACCTTCTACATCACCGGGATCTCCCGCTCGTGCACGCACGAACTGATCCGGCACCGGCACTTCTCGTATTCGCAGCTGTCGCAGCGGTTCGTGCCCGAACACGATTCCAACGTGGTCGCACCGCCCGCGATCAAGGGGGACCAGGCGCTCGAAGAGCTGTTCATCCGTGCCACCGATGCCAGCCGCGAGGCCTACATCGAACTGCTCGACGCGCTGGAAGCGAAGTTCGCGGACGTGCCCAACGCGATCCTGCGCCGCAAGCAGGCCCGGCAGGCCGCCCGTTCGGTGCTGCCCAACGCCACCGAGACCCGCATCGTGGTGACCGGGAACTACCGCGCCTGGCGGCATTTCATCGGAATGCGGGCCACCGAGCACGCCGACGTGGAGATCCGGCAGCTGGCCGTCGAATGCCTGCGCCGGCTGATGCGGATCGCGCCCACGGTCTTCGGTGATTTCGAGATCGGCACGCTCGCCGACGGCACCGAGGTGGCCACCTCGCCGTATGTCCTCGAAGGCTGA
- the dapA gene encoding 4-hydroxy-tetrahydrodipicolinate synthase: MNAAEQQPNAHPFGTNVVAMVTPFRADGTLDLDKAAELADHLVAKGCDGLVLSGTTGESPTTQPAEKLEVLRAVLDAVGDRCRITHGVGTYDTAESVEFAIAGAEAGAHGLLVVTPYYSKPPQAGLLAHFRAVADATDLPVLLYDIPPRSVVPIAEPTIRALAEHPRIVGVKDAKGDLASGAAIIASTGLEYLSGDDGLNLPWLSMGATGFVSVIGHLVADRLREMRLAFEKGDVVAAREINNSVAPLVGAMSRLGGVTMVKASLRLLGLDVGDPRLPQVPADAAQLDELAQDLAAAGLLS; the protein is encoded by the coding sequence ATGAACGCAGCCGAGCAGCAGCCCAACGCGCACCCTTTCGGGACGAATGTGGTGGCGATGGTGACACCTTTCCGCGCCGACGGAACTCTCGATCTCGACAAGGCGGCGGAACTGGCCGACCACCTGGTCGCCAAGGGCTGTGACGGGCTGGTCCTGTCCGGCACCACCGGTGAGTCGCCGACCACCCAGCCCGCCGAGAAACTGGAGGTGTTGCGCGCGGTGCTCGACGCCGTCGGCGACCGCTGCCGCATCACCCACGGCGTGGGAACCTACGACACCGCCGAGAGTGTCGAGTTCGCGATCGCGGGTGCCGAAGCGGGTGCGCACGGGTTGCTCGTGGTCACCCCCTACTACTCCAAACCCCCGCAGGCGGGTCTGCTGGCGCATTTCCGGGCGGTGGCCGACGCCACCGATCTGCCGGTGTTGCTCTACGACATTCCGCCGCGCTCCGTGGTCCCGATCGCCGAACCCACCATCAGGGCACTGGCCGAACATCCGCGGATCGTCGGCGTCAAGGACGCCAAGGGTGATCTGGCCTCGGGGGCGGCGATCATCGCCTCCACCGGTTTGGAATATCTGTCCGGCGACGACGGCCTGAACCTGCCGTGGCTGTCGATGGGCGCCACCGGATTTGTCAGTGTCATCGGACATCTCGTCGCCGACCGGCTCCGCGAGATGCGGCTCGCGTTCGAGAAGGGCGATGTGGTGGCCGCGCGTGAGATCAACAACTCGGTCGCGCCGCTGGTCGGGGCGATGAGCAGACTGGGTGGTGTCACGATGGTCAAGGCCTCGTTGCGCCTGTTGGGTCTGGACGTGGGCGATCCACGGTTGCCGCAGGTGCCCGCCGACGCGGCGCAACTCGACGAACTCGCCCAGGACCTCGCAGCGGCAGGATTGCTGAGCTGA
- a CDS encoding ribonuclease J — MTTPPRRRRSASRQAGPPSPGSVAENTTRAARQEADPQPPESGAGGHGRHERGSGAQPQAQTQSQTTQTAPDRMGPPPKLRRGGLRVVALGGIGEVGRNMTVFEYDGRLLIVDCGVLFPEDAQPGVDLILPDFRYIEDRIDDVEAVILTHGHEDHIGAVPFLLRLRGDIPVVGSTFTLALLEAKCREHRQRPTLVRVTEGERTQHGPFDCEYFAVNHSIPDAIAVAIRTEAGLTLHTGDIKLDQLPLDGRLTDLAGFSRLGDEGVDLFLVDSTNAEVPGFVTPERQIGGVLDQVIGKARQRVIVASFASHVHRIQQIIDVAHAHNRRVTFVGRSMVRNMQIAQDLGYLSVPDGVVVDIDTAATLPDHRVVLISTGSQGEPLSALSRMARGEHRQINIRADDLVVLASSLIPGNENSVFAVVNGLAKRGATVITQQSAKVHVSGHASAGELLYLYNAVRPSNVMPVHGEWRHLRANGDLAIATGVAPGRVALAEDGVVVDLVDGQATITGRVPVGYVYVDGLSVGDVGESTLSERLVLGEGGFIAITVAVDPETGRAVSPPEISGRGFSDDPAALKDAADLVGKALDTLYAEGVTDTHRIAQTIRRTVGRWVSEKYRRRPMIVPTVLAVRGN; from the coding sequence ATGACGACACCACCCCGGCGCAGGCGCAGCGCCTCACGACAGGCTGGACCGCCGAGTCCCGGTTCGGTCGCCGAGAACACCACCCGGGCCGCCCGCCAGGAGGCGGACCCGCAGCCGCCCGAATCCGGTGCCGGCGGCCACGGCAGACATGAGCGGGGCAGCGGCGCGCAGCCGCAGGCCCAGACCCAGTCCCAGACCACCCAGACCGCACCCGACCGGATGGGTCCGCCGCCCAAGCTGCGGCGCGGCGGACTGCGGGTCGTCGCGCTCGGCGGTATCGGCGAGGTCGGCCGCAATATGACCGTTTTCGAGTACGACGGCCGGCTGCTCATCGTCGACTGCGGTGTGCTGTTCCCCGAGGACGCGCAACCCGGCGTCGACCTGATCCTGCCCGACTTCCGGTACATCGAGGACCGCATCGACGACGTCGAGGCGGTGATCCTCACCCACGGCCACGAGGACCACATCGGCGCCGTGCCGTTCCTGCTGCGCCTGCGCGGCGACATCCCGGTCGTGGGTTCCACGTTCACACTCGCGTTGCTGGAGGCCAAGTGCCGCGAGCATCGGCAGCGGCCCACGCTGGTGCGGGTCACCGAGGGCGAACGGACCCAGCACGGGCCGTTCGATTGTGAGTACTTCGCGGTCAACCACTCCATTCCCGACGCTATCGCCGTCGCGATTCGCACCGAGGCCGGTCTGACACTGCACACCGGCGACATCAAGCTCGACCAGCTGCCGCTCGACGGCCGCCTCACCGACCTCGCCGGATTCAGCCGTCTCGGCGACGAGGGCGTCGACCTGTTCCTGGTGGACTCCACCAACGCCGAGGTGCCGGGTTTCGTCACCCCCGAACGTCAGATCGGCGGCGTGCTCGATCAGGTCATCGGCAAGGCCAGACAGCGGGTCATCGTGGCCTCGTTCGCCAGCCACGTGCACCGCATCCAGCAGATCATCGACGTGGCGCACGCCCACAACCGGCGCGTCACGTTCGTCGGCCGGTCGATGGTCCGCAACATGCAGATCGCCCAGGACCTCGGTTACCTGTCGGTGCCCGACGGGGTGGTTGTCGATATCGACACCGCCGCCACACTGCCCGACCACCGGGTGGTGCTGATCTCCACCGGGTCGCAGGGTGAGCCGCTGTCGGCGCTGTCGCGGATGGCACGCGGGGAACACCGCCAGATCAACATCCGCGCCGACGACCTGGTGGTGCTGGCATCCTCCCTCATCCCGGGCAACGAGAACTCGGTGTTCGCGGTGGTCAACGGTCTGGCCAAGCGCGGCGCCACGGTCATCACCCAGCAGTCGGCGAAGGTGCACGTGTCCGGGCACGCCTCGGCCGGTGAACTGCTGTACCTGTACAACGCGGTGCGGCCGAGCAACGTGATGCCGGTGCACGGCGAGTGGCGGCATCTGCGCGCCAACGGCGACCTGGCCATCGCCACCGGTGTCGCACCGGGGCGGGTGGCACTGGCCGAGGACGGCGTGGTGGTCGACCTGGTCGACGGACAGGCCACCATCACCGGTCGCGTGCCGGTGGGCTACGTGTACGTCGACGGCCTGTCGGTGGGCGATGTGGGTGAGTCGACGTTGTCGGAGCGTCTGGTGCTCGGTGAGGGCGGTTTCATCGCGATCACCGTGGCCGTCGATCCCGAGACCGGACGCGCGGTCAGCCCGCCGGAGATCTCCGGCCGTGGTTTCTCCGACGATCCGGCCGCCCTCAAGGACGCCGCCGATCTGGTCGGCAAGGCGCTGGACACGCTGTACGCCGAGGGCGTCACCGACACGCACCGCATCGCGCAGACCATCCGCCGAACCGTCGGCCGCTGGGTGTCGGAGAAGTATCGTCGCCGGCCGATGATCGTGCCGACCGTTCTGGCGGTCCGCGGCAACTGA